The following proteins come from a genomic window of Thermoleophilia bacterium:
- a CDS encoding DUF2817 domain-containing protein: MKFIRLLPLTTGLLLVLLLGTGPSADASSGFKTIGHSVKDRPIRALRLGDPNAPFKVLVVGSIHGDERQGVRVVKRLRKYNRRGIKGVEFWTIKTTNPDGLARGTRKNARGVDLNRNFPYRFDPDLNGGYNSGPKPASEPETRAVMRLTRKVDFDLAIWYHQPWGMTLAPCNRDHRWAKLYARLSGLDSDRGCDHGYYPGSAISWQHHTFGMTAFVVEFGPGVQPRPTIKRHARAVVGLARRMR; encoded by the coding sequence GTGAAGTTCATCCGGCTGCTCCCCTTGACTACGGGCCTGCTGCTCGTCCTGCTACTTGGCACGGGACCGTCGGCCGATGCATCAAGCGGGTTCAAGACGATCGGGCATTCGGTCAAGGACCGGCCGATCCGGGCGCTTCGGCTGGGTGACCCGAATGCCCCCTTCAAGGTCTTGGTCGTCGGCTCGATTCACGGTGACGAGCGCCAGGGTGTCCGGGTCGTCAAGCGCCTGCGGAAGTACAACCGACGCGGCATCAAAGGGGTCGAGTTCTGGACGATCAAGACGACGAATCCGGACGGCCTCGCTCGCGGCACACGCAAGAACGCGCGCGGGGTGGACCTCAACCGGAACTTCCCATACCGGTTTGATCCCGACCTCAACGGCGGTTACAACTCAGGTCCCAAACCCGCTTCGGAACCCGAAACCCGGGCCGTGATGCGGCTCACGCGCAAAGTCGATTTCGACCTCGCGATCTGGTACCACCAGCCCTGGGGCATGACATTGGCACCCTGCAACCGCGACCACCGCTGGGCGAAGCTCTACGCGCGGCTTTCAGGGCTCGACTCCGACCGCGGCTGCGACCACGGTTACTACCCAGGCAGCGCGATCTCGTGGCAGCACCACACTTTTGGCATGACCGCCTTCGTGGTCGAGTTCGGCCCCGGAGTCCAGCCGCGCCCGACGATCAAGCGCCACGCCAGGGCGGTCGTCGGGCTGGCCCGCAGGATGCGCTGA
- a CDS encoding protein-L-isoaspartate(D-aspartate) O-methyltransferase: MERDELLRQLSFVIEDQRVLDAMRIVPREVFVPGYLREWAWDNEPQPIGNEQTISQPLVVARMCELLELEGDETILDVGGGSGYHAALLAQLGRRVISIEQHADLAEAARASIAEAGIENVEIIVGDGSRGLPDRAPFDAINVAATARREAPPALVEQLAEGGRMVIPVGRDTRLNLIRRSVKGITTEQHEPVRFVPLVQSSFYGRG, from the coding sequence ATGGAACGCGATGAACTGCTGCGCCAACTATCGTTCGTCATCGAGGACCAGCGGGTCCTCGACGCGATGAGAATCGTGCCCCGGGAAGTCTTCGTCCCCGGTTACCTGAGGGAGTGGGCCTGGGACAACGAGCCCCAGCCGATCGGCAACGAGCAGACGATCTCCCAGCCCCTCGTGGTCGCGCGTATGTGTGAGCTGCTCGAGCTCGAGGGCGATGAGACGATTCTCGACGTCGGCGGAGGCTCGGGTTACCACGCGGCGCTGCTCGCGCAACTGGGCCGGCGGGTGATCTCGATCGAACAACACGCCGACCTCGCCGAGGCTGCCAGGGCGTCGATTGCGGAGGCCGGGATAGAAAACGTCGAGATCATCGTCGGCGACGGCAGCCGGGGGCTTCCGGACCGCGCGCCTTTCGACGCGATCAACGTCGCCGCTACCGCCAGGCGGGAGGCCCCGCCAGCACTGGTCGAACAGCTTGCGGAAGGTGGCCGGATGGTCATCCCGGTCGGTCGCGATACGCGCCTCAATCTGATCCGGCGAAGCGTGAAAGGAATCACCACGGAGCAACACGAGCCAGTCCGGTTCGTGCCCCTCGTGCAATCCTCCTTTTATGGCCGCGGTTGA
- a CDS encoding class II histone deacetylase: MAAVEPVTGLAYDPRCLTHDNGSMVVDEKAAGWIDVAHAENADRISRAFQVLEASGVAGRLERIESRIATDQELDLVHTDAHTARIRAACQSEELKWVGPEARASAGSWEPAMIDAGSALACVDFSVERGAASYSLSRPPGHHASADQAMGFCLFNNAALAARHAQLSHGLRRIAILDWDVHHGNGTQDVFYEDPDVLFISIHQNRLYPEDQGTLDERGAGDGVGANLNIPMPAGSGDAGYVAAINEVALPALEAFDPDLLILSSGQDAAASDPLGRMSVTTEGFREMTRLVTSFAREKNCHRRIVAIQEGGYSLDHMPFCVLATVEALAGFEPALDGDPLEMDVPTTISPAETEAIRAARSA, translated from the coding sequence ATGGCCGCGGTTGAACCAGTGACGGGACTCGCCTACGACCCGCGTTGCCTGACCCACGACAACGGCTCGATGGTGGTCGACGAGAAGGCCGCGGGGTGGATCGACGTGGCGCATGCCGAGAACGCCGACCGGATCAGTCGCGCCTTTCAGGTGCTCGAGGCCTCCGGGGTCGCCGGTCGCCTCGAAAGGATCGAGAGCCGGATCGCGACCGACCAGGAGCTCGACCTGGTCCACACCGACGCTCACACCGCCCGGATCCGGGCCGCCTGCCAGAGCGAAGAATTGAAGTGGGTCGGGCCCGAGGCGAGGGCGAGCGCCGGCTCCTGGGAACCGGCGATGATCGATGCCGGCTCGGCGCTCGCCTGCGTCGACTTCTCAGTCGAGCGTGGCGCGGCCTCTTATTCACTCTCGCGGCCGCCCGGCCATCACGCTTCGGCCGATCAGGCGATGGGCTTCTGCCTGTTCAACAACGCCGCCCTGGCGGCACGCCACGCGCAGCTGAGCCACGGCCTCCGCCGCATCGCGATCCTCGACTGGGACGTCCACCACGGCAACGGCACCCAGGACGTCTTCTACGAAGACCCCGACGTGCTCTTCATCTCGATCCACCAGAATCGGCTCTACCCCGAGGACCAGGGGACCCTGGACGAACGCGGCGCCGGCGACGGTGTGGGGGCCAACCTCAACATCCCGATGCCCGCCGGCAGCGGTGACGCCGGGTACGTCGCCGCAATAAACGAAGTCGCGCTGCCGGCCCTCGAAGCCTTCGACCCGGACCTGCTGATCCTCTCGAGCGGCCAGGACGCGGCGGCGTCGGACCCGCTCGGCCGGATGAGCGTCACCACCGAGGGCTTCCGCGAGATGACCCGACTCGTGACCAGCTTCGCGCGGGAGAAGAATTGCCACCGCCGGATCGTGGCGATCCAGGAGGGCGGTTACAGCCTCGACCACATGCCGTTCTGCGTGCTCGCGACGGTCGAGGCGCTGGCCGGTTTCGAGCCGGCGCTCGACGGCGATCCGCTCGAGATGGACGTCCCGACGACGATCTCCCCGGCCGAGACCGAAGCGATCCGGGCCGCCCGCTCGGCGTGA
- a CDS encoding Nramp family divalent metal transporter: protein MLLTGGGLTAFLAVLGPGILAGLSDDDPAGITTYSILGAEYGYQLLWVLVLSTGALIIFHLIAVRVGVVTGKGLMTLVVEEWGPHIGRLVLLGLVVANLGTLCAEFAGVAAAFELLGLENHYLVVPVAAIGITLLVLKGSFRRIEHILLLLSAVFVTYIASGFLAGPDWGETAKGMVLPTMPLNRDAVLIAVATVGTTLAPWGLTFIQSYAVDKRLEIKDLSFERVDVIVGAVLTGVIGLFVVIACAATIHASGDSIETASDAARALEPLAGSLASRLFGIGFLGAALLAVAIVPLATSYSVSETFGKRHDLNDGFAVARVFYLSFIGAVTISAAVILIPGAPLIKILFLSQALNAVLLLAVLPFLWSLARKESVMGTQVLRGTELVLSGTTLVLIAVSILALGFLTVT from the coding sequence CTGCTCCTGACCGGTGGCGGACTGACCGCTTTTCTGGCGGTCCTCGGTCCGGGCATCCTGGCCGGGCTGTCCGACGACGATCCGGCCGGCATCACCACCTATTCGATCCTCGGAGCCGAGTACGGCTACCAGCTCCTTTGGGTCCTGGTCCTGTCCACGGGGGCGCTGATCATCTTCCACCTGATCGCGGTCCGGGTCGGCGTGGTCACCGGCAAGGGACTGATGACCCTGGTCGTCGAAGAGTGGGGTCCACACATCGGCAGGCTCGTCCTCCTTGGACTGGTCGTGGCGAACCTCGGAACGCTCTGCGCCGAGTTCGCCGGTGTCGCGGCGGCCTTCGAGCTGCTCGGCCTCGAGAACCACTATCTCGTGGTGCCGGTGGCCGCCATCGGGATCACCCTGCTCGTCCTGAAGGGCTCGTTCCGGCGAATCGAGCACATCCTCCTCCTGCTGAGCGCCGTCTTCGTCACCTACATCGCCTCCGGATTCCTGGCCGGGCCGGACTGGGGCGAAACGGCAAAAGGAATGGTGCTGCCGACGATGCCGTTGAACCGCGACGCGGTTCTGATCGCGGTGGCGACGGTGGGCACCACGCTCGCCCCCTGGGGACTCACCTTCATACAGTCCTACGCCGTCGACAAGCGGCTCGAGATCAAGGACCTCTCCTTCGAGAGGGTCGACGTGATCGTCGGGGCCGTGCTGACGGGGGTCATCGGGCTGTTCGTCGTGATCGCCTGCGCGGCGACCATTCACGCGAGCGGCGATTCGATCGAGACGGCCAGCGACGCGGCCCGGGCGCTGGAGCCGCTTGCCGGAAGCCTGGCATCGCGGCTCTTTGGCATCGGATTTCTGGGCGCCGCACTGCTGGCCGTGGCGATCGTTCCCCTGGCAACCAGTTATTCCGTGTCGGAGACCTTCGGCAAGCGGCACGACCTGAACGACGGATTCGCCGTGGCCAGGGTCTTCTATCTGAGCTTTATCGGGGCCGTGACCATTTCGGCGGCCGTGATCCTGATCCCGGGCGCCCCGCTCATCAAGATCCTGTTTCTCTCGCAGGCCCTGAATGCCGTCCTGCTCCTGGCGGTGCTGCCGTTCCTCTGGTCGCTGGCCAGGAAAGAGTCCGTGATGGGGACCCAGGTACTACGGGGGACCGAGCTGGTTTTGAGCGGCACCACCCTCGTGCTGATCGCGGTTTCGATCCTGGCGCTCGGTTTTCTGACCGTGACCTAG
- a CDS encoding SDR family NAD(P)-dependent oxidoreductase, producing MELDGTSGLLTGAAGGIGKAVARRLAEEGVTLVLSDLDEVALESLRGTLPGDGHSIFTADLADREQSASIISRVEAEAGPLDLLVKAITGDKPLLISNNRPIRPITALSTITPGLSAKIMERSGANQIFRNVAAHRES from the coding sequence ATGGAATTGGACGGCACATCAGGACTCTTGACCGGCGCCGCCGGAGGCATCGGCAAGGCCGTCGCGAGGCGTCTGGCCGAGGAGGGTGTGACGCTGGTCCTCTCCGACCTCGACGAGGTCGCGCTCGAGAGTCTTCGTGGCACGCTTCCCGGAGACGGGCATTCGATCTTCACCGCGGACCTCGCCGACCGGGAACAGTCGGCCTCGATCATCTCCAGGGTCGAAGCCGAGGCCGGGCCGCTCGACCTGCTGGTCAAGGCGATCACCGGCGACAAGCCGCTGCTCATTTCCAACAACCGCCCGATCCGCCCGATCACGGCCCTTTCAACCATTACTCCCGGCCTTTCGGCGAAAATCATGGAACGCAGCGGCGCCAACCAGATCTTCCGCAACGTCGCGGCCCATCGCGAAAGCTAG
- a CDS encoding thiamine pyrophosphate-binding protein, which produces MAEITGGELFARCLASEGIEYLFGLPSPEIDPVLSHLEENGIRLVPVRHESAGVHMAEGIYKSTGKASAVLGNPGPGAVNLLPGVFTAAHEGVPVLAITSQHRMGVAYPSPPSTFQGQDQLDIFQPAVKWGGPIFEWGRIPEVLRLAFREMWNGRPGPVHVEIPAPVVYDTGEESDAPVLAPGAYRPSLPQASAAQIGIAADLLTGAARPVIVSGSGVDRAAANSQVLELAGKLGCPVIPTQAGRSTVSSEHPNYVFGFSDGGGLARKEADLILVAGSRVGNLDLPYDKYWGDPAGQKLIQIDIEPRDMGVTRPLTLGMVADVGDALTGILGELDRRGTAPPEEAAANLSRYREADRVWTDRQFETVTAWNGPGIHPARAIEVIGETFGSEAIYTVDGGLTSVWAYSLLPPTKPRSYHSILELGMLGTGIPSAIGARLSQPEREVVCVTGDGAAGFNIMEMQSAAREDVAVITIVFADGAWTMEEPNELALYGRTFGTEQGDIRWDLVGQGLGCHGENVESLDQLAPALDRARESGRPAVICLHTDRDANRSIPPEMAARFIEVQAGPL; this is translated from the coding sequence ATGGCTGAGATTACCGGTGGCGAACTCTTCGCAAGATGCCTGGCCAGCGAAGGAATCGAGTACCTGTTCGGTTTGCCTTCACCTGAAATCGATCCCGTCCTTTCCCACCTGGAGGAAAACGGGATCAGGCTGGTTCCGGTCCGTCATGAGTCGGCCGGGGTGCATATGGCCGAAGGCATCTACAAGTCAACCGGCAAGGCGTCGGCGGTACTCGGTAACCCCGGCCCGGGTGCGGTCAACCTCCTCCCCGGGGTCTTCACCGCCGCCCACGAAGGCGTACCGGTGCTCGCCATAACCTCTCAGCACCGGATGGGAGTGGCGTACCCTTCCCCTCCGTCGACCTTCCAGGGACAGGATCAGCTCGACATATTCCAGCCAGCGGTCAAATGGGGCGGGCCGATCTTCGAATGGGGAAGGATTCCCGAAGTACTTCGACTGGCCTTCCGGGAGATGTGGAATGGTCGGCCGGGCCCGGTCCACGTCGAGATTCCGGCTCCAGTGGTCTACGACACCGGCGAGGAAAGCGACGCACCGGTTCTGGCACCGGGTGCCTACCGGCCCTCCCTGCCCCAAGCTTCAGCTGCCCAGATAGGGATCGCCGCTGATCTGCTGACCGGGGCCGCACGACCGGTGATCGTATCCGGCTCCGGCGTGGATCGCGCCGCAGCAAATTCCCAGGTACTGGAGCTGGCCGGGAAGCTCGGCTGCCCGGTGATCCCGACCCAGGCCGGCCGGTCGACCGTGTCCTCCGAGCACCCCAACTACGTCTTCGGTTTCAGCGACGGTGGCGGCCTTGCCCGCAAAGAGGCCGACCTGATCCTGGTCGCCGGTTCCAGGGTCGGCAACCTTGATCTGCCCTACGACAAGTACTGGGGCGATCCGGCCGGACAGAAGTTGATTCAAATCGATATCGAACCCCGGGACATGGGGGTAACCCGGCCATTGACCCTGGGGATGGTCGCTGACGTCGGCGACGCGTTGACCGGGATCCTCGGTGAGCTGGACCGGCGCGGGACCGCGCCGCCTGAAGAAGCGGCCGCCAACCTTTCGCGCTACCGCGAGGCCGACCGGGTCTGGACCGACCGGCAGTTCGAAACAGTTACCGCCTGGAACGGACCCGGAATCCATCCGGCAAGGGCGATCGAGGTAATCGGCGAGACGTTCGGTAGCGAAGCGATCTACACCGTCGACGGCGGTTTGACTTCAGTCTGGGCCTACTCGCTCCTTCCCCCGACCAAGCCGCGCTCGTACCACAGCATTCTCGAGCTAGGCATGCTCGGAACCGGGATTCCATCCGCCATCGGGGCTCGGCTGAGCCAACCTGAACGTGAAGTCGTCTGCGTGACCGGCGACGGTGCTGCCGGATTCAACATCATGGAAATGCAGTCGGCAGCCCGGGAAGATGTTGCCGTAATCACGATTGTCTTCGCCGACGGCGCGTGGACCATGGAGGAGCCAAACGAGCTTGCCCTGTACGGACGCACGTTCGGAACCGAACAGGGCGATATCAGGTGGGATCTGGTCGGTCAGGGGCTTGGCTGTCACGGCGAGAACGTCGAAAGCCTTGATCAACTGGCCCCGGCGCTCGACCGGGCACGTGAGTCTGGTCGTCCGGCCGTGATCTGTCTGCACACCGACCGTGACGCGAACCGATCCATACCACCGGAGATGGCCGCACGATTCATCGAAGTCCAGGCCGGTCCCTTATAG
- a CDS encoding SRPBCC family protein translates to MARVLVSSVIDAPIEPVWQAIRRFDAVAEWLPFVVSSPIEEGSDPTEVGAIRVVTQNDGGVFREVLVAHSDADHFYSYTFVGSPIPVRNHLTTLRLRPITDGDHTLGEWTSRFEATPDQEAELTGLMEQNFLAGLRALDTTM, encoded by the coding sequence ATGGCCCGGGTCCTGGTCAGTTCAGTCATCGACGCACCGATCGAGCCGGTCTGGCAGGCGATCCGCCGCTTCGATGCCGTGGCCGAGTGGCTGCCGTTCGTTGTCTCGAGCCCGATCGAGGAGGGCAGTGATCCGACCGAAGTCGGGGCGATCCGGGTGGTCACTCAAAACGACGGCGGGGTCTTCCGCGAAGTGCTGGTCGCCCACTCCGACGCCGACCATTTCTATTCGTACACCTTCGTCGGCTCGCCGATCCCCGTTCGCAATCACCTCACGACCCTGCGGCTACGCCCGATAACCGACGGGGACCACACGCTCGGTGAGTGGACTTCCCGCTTCGAAGCGACCCCCGATCAGGAGGCCGAGCTGACCGGGCTCATGGAGCAGAACTTCCTCGCCGGCCTGCGGGCCCTCGATACGACGATGTGA
- a CDS encoding serine/threonine protein kinase has protein sequence MSDHSIQIDGYEVFEELGHGGMGTVYRARQTFFDRDVALKVILPRLASDREFSARFRTEMRLAASIDHPNVVPVYDAGESNGNLYFAMKLIRGDDLWARIGSAGSLSPDFVVGVVEQVAGALDEAHGLEILHRDVKPSNVLLDNRTGGAYLSDFGIAKSMEAAQPLTETGFRAGALKYVSPERLKGEVPDARADVYSLGCVLFQALTGELPFEDKSDASIMFAKVNDDTRVPSDINPTLWRFDRVVSKALIADRNKRFSSAGELAVAARAALSGSDPTML, from the coding sequence TTGAGTGATCACAGCATCCAGATAGATGGTTACGAGGTCTTTGAGGAACTCGGCCACGGCGGTATGGGCACGGTCTACCGGGCTAGGCAGACCTTCTTTGATCGCGACGTGGCGTTGAAAGTCATCCTACCGCGTCTCGCATCAGACCGAGAGTTCAGCGCGCGCTTCCGGACCGAGATGCGACTTGCTGCATCCATTGATCACCCCAACGTTGTGCCGGTATATGACGCAGGTGAGTCCAACGGGAATCTCTACTTTGCCATGAAACTGATTCGCGGTGATGATCTCTGGGCGCGGATAGGTTCCGCCGGGAGTCTGTCCCCTGACTTCGTGGTCGGCGTAGTGGAACAGGTTGCCGGCGCGCTCGACGAGGCGCACGGGCTGGAAATTCTTCACCGGGACGTCAAGCCTTCCAACGTCCTCTTGGACAATCGCACCGGCGGGGCATACCTCTCGGATTTTGGCATCGCGAAAAGCATGGAGGCGGCCCAGCCGCTGACGGAAACCGGTTTCCGAGCTGGGGCACTGAAGTATGTGTCGCCTGAACGATTAAAGGGCGAAGTTCCGGACGCGCGGGCGGACGTCTACTCCTTGGGCTGCGTCCTTTTCCAAGCCCTGACTGGTGAACTGCCATTTGAAGACAAGTCGGATGCGTCGATCATGTTCGCGAAGGTCAATGACGACACTCGCGTCCCAAGCGACATCAACCCGACCCTGTGGAGATTCGACCGGGTCGTAAGCAAAGCTCTTATCGCCGACCGGAACAAACGGTTCTCGTCTGCAGGAGAGCTGGCGGTGGCCGCTCGAGCCGCTCTCTCAGGTTCAGATCCCACAATGTTATGA